A stretch of Actinomycetota bacterium DNA encodes these proteins:
- a CDS encoding 2-isopropylmalate synthase, producing MTRRIYIFDTTLRDGEQAPGISLNQREKVEIAEQLARLEVDVIEAGFPVSSPSDFEAVKAVAKTVKGPVICALARTDRNDIDWAWEALMYAERPLIHTFLSTSEYHMKYQLKKTPRQVLEMAREAVAYARKYVDNVEFSAMDATRSDPAFLHQVYAAAIKAGATVINIPDTVGYALPDEFAELVRGVMENVPGIEDVIVSVHCHNDLGLAVANSIAAAKAGASQIEVAVNGLGERAGNASLEEVVMIINTRRDATDMTTGVKTREIYQTSRLVSMLTGYNVQPNKAVVGENAFAHESGIHQDGVLKHRQTYEIMSPEDVGLVESEIYLGKHSGRHALKAKLEEMGFYLDDKGLERAFIRFKELASKKKEISVKDIEAIALDEIRTLEELFQLDYMQSSSGTGAIPIAAVKLSREGKSYEATSTGDGQVDAVCKAILKATKVKAKLKAYQVQAITKGLDAMGDVTIKLDVEGHEVVGRGVSPDIIEASARAYINAINRAVQKGLLEKKKLALKARSSGAAKKTPAKQAAAKKAAKKAAKSGKA from the coding sequence ATGACGAGGAGGATATATATTTTCGACACCACGCTGCGGGACGGCGAGCAGGCCCCGGGCATCAGCCTCAACCAGAGGGAGAAGGTGGAGATCGCGGAGCAGCTCGCCCGCCTGGAGGTGGATGTCATCGAGGCCGGCTTCCCCGTCTCCAGCCCCTCCGATTTCGAGGCGGTGAAGGCCGTGGCCAAGACGGTCAAGGGACCGGTGATCTGCGCCCTCGCGCGCACCGACCGCAACGACATCGACTGGGCCTGGGAGGCGCTGATGTACGCGGAGAGGCCCCTCATCCACACCTTCCTCTCCACCTCCGAGTACCACATGAAATACCAGCTCAAGAAGACGCCCCGGCAGGTGCTGGAGATGGCGCGGGAGGCGGTGGCCTACGCTCGCAAGTACGTGGACAACGTGGAGTTCTCGGCCATGGACGCCACGCGCTCCGACCCCGCCTTCCTCCACCAGGTCTACGCCGCGGCCATCAAGGCGGGGGCCACGGTGATCAACATCCCGGATACCGTGGGCTATGCGCTGCCGGACGAGTTCGCGGAGCTGGTCAGGGGGGTCATGGAGAACGTGCCCGGCATCGAGGACGTGATCGTGAGCGTGCACTGCCACAACGACCTCGGCCTGGCGGTGGCCAACTCCATCGCCGCCGCCAAGGCGGGGGCGAGCCAGATCGAGGTGGCCGTGAACGGCCTTGGTGAGCGCGCCGGGAACGCCTCCCTGGAGGAGGTGGTGATGATCATCAACACCCGCCGCGACGCCACGGACATGACCACGGGCGTGAAAACGCGCGAGATCTACCAGACCTCGCGCCTGGTGTCCATGCTCACCGGCTACAACGTGCAGCCCAACAAGGCGGTGGTGGGGGAGAACGCCTTCGCCCACGAGTCGGGCATCCACCAGGACGGGGTGCTCAAGCACCGCCAGACCTACGAGATCATGAGCCCCGAGGACGTGGGGCTGGTGGAGTCGGAGATCTACCTGGGGAAGCATTCCGGGCGGCATGCCCTCAAGGCCAAGCTGGAGGAGATGGGGTTCTACCTCGACGACAAGGGCTTGGAGCGCGCCTTCATACGCTTCAAGGAACTGGCGAGCAAGAAAAAGGAGATCTCGGTAAAGGACATCGAGGCCATCGCCCTGGACGAGATCCGCACCTTGGAGGAGCTCTTCCAGCTAGACTACATGCAGTCCTCCTCGGGCACGGGCGCCATCCCCATAGCCGCGGTGAAGCTCTCCCGCGAGGGGAAGAGCTACGAGGCCACCTCCACCGGCGACGGGCAGGTGGACGCGGTGTGCAAGGCCATCCTCAAGGCCACCAAGGTGAAGGCCAAGCTCAAGGCCTACCAGGTTCAGGCCATAACCAAGGGCCTGGACGCCATGGGCGACGTGACCATCAAGCTGGACGTGGAGGGACACGAGGTGGTGGGGCGGGGGGTGAGCCCGGACATCATCGAGGCCAGCGCCCGCGCCTACATCAACGCCATCAACCGCGCGGTACAGAAGGGCCTGCTGGAGAAGAAGAAGCTCGCCCTCAAGGCGAGGTCCTCGGGCGCGGCGAAAAAGACCCCGGCCAAGCAGGCGGCCGCGAAAAAGGCCGCCAAAAAGGCCGCGAAGTCCGGCAAGGCCTGA
- the leuC gene encoding 3-isopropylmalate dehydratase large subunit has product MGMTITEKILASHCGRDEVRPGELINARVDLALANDITAPLAIQAFREMGAERVFDPARVVLVPDHFAPARDIAAAENCAMMREFARRQGLENYYEVGRVGIEHVLLPEEGLVLPGDLVVGADSHTCTYGALGAFSTGMGSTDLAMAMALGEVWLRVPESMLLEYEGELKPWVCGKDLILHTIGAIGVDGARYRAMEFRGPAVDALSVEGRLTMANMAVEAGAKNGIFHVDAKTRAWLERRARREYMVFQSDPDASYAERIRFDVSGLEPQVALPHLPSNVKPVSEVGEIAVDQVVIGSCTNGWLEDMETAARILEGREVHPHVRCIIFPGTPRIKREMIRRGWMDIFLAAGAVVSTPTCGPCLGGHMGVIAAGERAVSTTNRNFVGRMGHKEGEVYLAGPAVAAASAVTGRITDPGEVAGR; this is encoded by the coding sequence ATGGGAATGACCATCACCGAGAAGATACTCGCGTCCCACTGCGGACGCGACGAGGTACGGCCGGGAGAGCTCATCAACGCCCGCGTCGACCTGGCGCTGGCCAACGACATCACCGCTCCCCTGGCCATCCAGGCCTTCCGTGAGATGGGCGCGGAGCGGGTGTTCGACCCCGCGCGGGTGGTGCTGGTCCCCGACCACTTCGCTCCCGCCCGCGACATCGCGGCGGCGGAGAACTGCGCCATGATGCGCGAGTTCGCACGCCGGCAGGGGCTGGAGAACTACTACGAGGTGGGCAGGGTGGGCATCGAGCACGTCCTCCTTCCCGAGGAGGGCCTGGTGCTGCCGGGCGACCTGGTGGTGGGAGCCGACTCCCATACCTGCACCTACGGGGCCCTGGGAGCATTTTCCACGGGCATGGGGTCCACGGACCTGGCCATGGCCATGGCCCTGGGGGAGGTCTGGCTGCGCGTCCCCGAGAGCATGCTGCTGGAATACGAAGGGGAGCTCAAGCCCTGGGTGTGCGGGAAGGACCTCATCCTGCATACCATAGGCGCCATCGGGGTGGACGGGGCGCGCTACCGCGCCATGGAGTTCCGCGGCCCCGCCGTAGACGCCCTCTCCGTGGAGGGCAGGCTGACCATGGCCAACATGGCGGTGGAGGCGGGGGCCAAGAACGGCATCTTCCACGTGGACGCCAAGACCCGGGCCTGGCTGGAGCGCAGAGCGCGGCGGGAGTACATGGTCTTCCAGAGCGACCCCGACGCCTCCTACGCGGAGAGGATCCGCTTCGACGTGAGCGGCCTGGAGCCCCAGGTGGCGCTGCCGCACCTCCCCTCCAACGTGAAGCCGGTGTCCGAGGTGGGGGAGATCGCGGTGGACCAGGTGGTCATCGGATCCTGCACCAACGGCTGGCTGGAGGACATGGAGACGGCGGCGAGGATACTGGAGGGCAGGGAGGTGCATCCCCACGTGCGTTGCATCATCTTCCCCGGCACCCCCCGCATCAAGCGGGAGATGATCCGCAGGGGGTGGATGGACATCTTCCTGGCCGCGGGCGCGGTGGTGAGCACCCCCACCTGCGGGCCGTGCCTCGGCGGACACATGGGGGTGATCGCGGCGGGAGAGAGGGCGGTGTCCACCACCAACCGCAACTTCGTGGGCCGCATGGGTCACAAGGAGGGTGAGGTATACCTGGCCGGCCCCGCGGTGGCCGCGGCCTCGGCGGTGACGGGGAGGATAACCGATCCCGGGGAGGTGGCGGGAAGATGA
- a CDS encoding 3-isopropylmalate dehydratase small subunit — MSVAVLEGKAWRYGRDVDTDVIIPARYLTATDERELGAHCLEDLDPDFAAKVERGDIIVAEENFGSGSSREHAPLAIKGCGVSCVIASSFARIFYRNAINVGLPILECPEAVEGTKTGDRLRVDLEKGTIENLSTGKSYRAQPFPDFMREIIALGGLVGYVRNRLGRGEGR; from the coding sequence ATGAGCGTGGCGGTGCTGGAGGGAAAGGCCTGGCGCTACGGGCGTGACGTGGACACCGACGTCATCATCCCCGCCCGCTACCTCACGGCCACCGACGAGCGCGAGCTGGGAGCGCACTGCCTGGAGGACCTGGACCCGGACTTCGCCGCGAAGGTCGAGAGAGGGGACATCATCGTGGCGGAGGAGAACTTCGGCTCGGGCTCATCGCGGGAGCACGCGCCGCTGGCCATCAAGGGGTGCGGGGTGTCCTGCGTCATCGCCTCCTCCTTCGCGCGCATCTTCTACCGTAACGCCATCAACGTGGGCCTGCCCATCCTCGAGTGCCCCGAGGCGGTGGAGGGCACCAAGACCGGCGACCGCCTACGGGTGGACCTGGAGAAGGGCACCATAGAGAACCTGAGCACCGGAAAGTCTTACCGAGCACAGCCCTTTCCCGACTTCATGCGGGAGATCATCGCCCTCGGCGGCCTGGTGGGATACGTGAGAAACCGCCTGGGGCGGGGTGAGGGCCGGTAG
- a CDS encoding 3-isopropylmalate dehydrogenase: protein MYRIAVIPGDGTGPEVTREAVKALEAAAGCAGFDFQADTFDYGGDRYLATGVVLTDEELEGLKAYDAILLGAIGHPDVRPGVLEQGILLRIRFALDQYINLRPVKLYPGVDCPLKDKGPEDIDFVVVRENTEGLYAGTGGFLRKGTPDEVAVQESVNTRKGVERCLRFAFEYCRRRNRGRKLTLCGKTNVLTYAWDLWERAFNELAADYPDIATDYAHVDAICMWFVKNPEWFDVVVTDNMFGDIITDLGAMIQGGMGIAAGGNINPEGTSMFEPIGGSAPKYTGKNVINPLAAICAVQMMLDHLGEREAAGMVERAVMRVCAHDLESLSAGRMGKSTSEVGDLVVKYIREQDE from the coding sequence ATGTACAGGATAGCGGTGATTCCCGGGGACGGCACCGGTCCCGAGGTCACGCGCGAGGCGGTGAAGGCCCTGGAGGCCGCCGCCGGCTGCGCGGGGTTCGATTTCCAGGCCGACACCTTCGACTACGGAGGCGATCGCTACCTCGCGACGGGGGTGGTGCTCACCGACGAGGAGCTGGAGGGCCTGAAGGCCTACGACGCCATCCTGCTCGGGGCCATCGGGCATCCCGACGTGAGGCCGGGGGTGCTGGAGCAGGGCATACTGCTGCGCATCCGTTTCGCCCTCGACCAGTACATCAACCTGCGGCCGGTCAAGCTCTATCCCGGCGTGGACTGTCCCCTCAAAGACAAAGGGCCCGAGGACATCGACTTCGTGGTGGTGAGGGAGAACACCGAGGGGCTTTACGCCGGCACCGGCGGCTTCCTCCGCAAGGGGACCCCGGACGAGGTGGCGGTGCAGGAGAGCGTGAACACCCGCAAGGGCGTGGAGCGCTGCCTGCGCTTCGCCTTCGAGTACTGCCGGCGCAGGAACAGGGGACGCAAGCTCACCCTTTGCGGCAAGACCAACGTGCTCACCTATGCCTGGGACCTCTGGGAAAGGGCCTTCAACGAGCTGGCGGCGGACTACCCCGACATCGCCACCGACTACGCCCACGTGGACGCCATCTGCATGTGGTTCGTGAAAAACCCGGAGTGGTTCGACGTGGTGGTGACGGACAACATGTTCGGGGACATCATCACCGACCTGGGAGCCATGATCCAGGGGGGCATGGGCATAGCCGCGGGAGGGAACATTAACCCCGAGGGGACCTCCATGTTCGAGCCCATCGGGGGATCGGCGCCCAAGTACACGGGGAAGAACGTCATCAACCCCCTGGCGGCCATCTGCGCCGTGCAGATGATGCTCGACCACCTGGGGGAGCGCGAGGCGGCGGGGATGGTGGAGAGGGCGGTGATGCGCGTCTGTGCCCACGACCTGGAGTCCCTGTCCGCGGGACGCATGGGGAAGTCCACTTCGGAAGTGGGGGATCTTGTCGTAAAATACATCAGGGAGCAGGATGAGTAG
- a CDS encoding branched-chain amino acid transaminase, with product MPIPEVEKIWMDGELVDWKDAKIHLLSHSLHYGSGVFEGIRAYETPRGAAVFRLTDHMKRLFRSAAIYRKPIPFTLEELVEATKVVIRANGLKSCYIRPIAFRGYGEMGLHPMGAPVNVAIAVWPWGAYLGEEGIKHGVRAKVSSFRRNEANSIPTAAKATGQYLNSILAKMEVVEAGYDEAILLNMHGHVADGAGENVFVVRNGVVFTPPTSAGALEGITRDSVMRIAEDMDIPCREKDLVRTDLYIADEAFFTGTAAEVVPIREIDDRVIGDPGPITRRIQEKFFEVVSGGDKAYEHWLEYVD from the coding sequence ATGCCCATACCTGAAGTAGAGAAGATCTGGATGGACGGCGAGCTGGTGGACTGGAAGGACGCCAAGATCCACCTGCTCTCCCATTCCCTGCATTACGGCTCCGGGGTCTTCGAGGGCATACGCGCCTACGAGACCCCGCGGGGGGCGGCGGTCTTCCGCCTCACCGACCACATGAAGCGGCTGTTCCGCTCGGCGGCCATCTACCGCAAGCCCATACCCTTCACCCTGGAGGAGCTGGTGGAGGCGACCAAGGTGGTCATCCGCGCCAACGGCCTAAAGAGCTGCTATATCCGGCCCATAGCTTTCCGCGGCTACGGGGAGATGGGATTGCACCCCATGGGCGCGCCGGTGAACGTGGCCATAGCGGTATGGCCCTGGGGGGCCTACCTGGGCGAGGAGGGGATAAAGCACGGGGTGCGTGCCAAGGTATCCTCCTTTCGGCGCAACGAGGCCAACTCCATCCCCACCGCCGCCAAGGCCACCGGTCAGTACCTCAACTCCATCCTGGCCAAGATGGAGGTGGTGGAGGCGGGCTACGACGAGGCCATCCTGCTCAACATGCACGGGCACGTGGCCGACGGGGCGGGAGAGAACGTCTTCGTGGTGAGGAACGGCGTGGTCTTCACCCCCCCCACCTCGGCGGGGGCCCTGGAGGGGATCACCAGGGACTCGGTGATGCGCATCGCCGAGGACATGGACATCCCCTGCCGGGAGAAGGACCTGGTGCGCACGGACCTTTACATCGCCGACGAGGCCTTCTTCACCGGCACCGCCGCCGAGGTGGTGCCCATAAGGGAGATCGACGACCGCGTGATAGGCGATCCCGGCCCCATCACCCGGCGCATCCAGGAGAAGTTCTTCGAGGTGGTGTCGGGCGGCGACAAGGCCTACGAGCACTGGCTCGAGTACGTGGACTGA